In Monodelphis domestica isolate mMonDom1 chromosome 4, mMonDom1.pri, whole genome shotgun sequence, one DNA window encodes the following:
- the LOC130453669 gene encoding LOW QUALITY PROTEIN: HAUS augmin-like complex subunit 1 (The sequence of the model RefSeq protein was modified relative to this genomic sequence to represent the inferred CDS: inserted 1 base in 1 codon) has product MEVQEEDPKGEEEEEEKSEKIASWLKKIFGDQPIPKYEMNPRTTDILYHHSECNRVRDRDTSLVIEDLKQKAREYESEARYLQDLLLESVNLSFTSLSSIRSSYLNALVDIARVLETKDTSLASFIPAVNSLTADLFRTKSRNEEMEHELSKLGKNLTATLMLEKCLREDLKKAELHLSMEKAKVDSRISNMDFLKAKSDDLRLRIKIAEEQLSARGMDASLSHXLLTLSEKLAELKQQTAPLKKRLESYLDLMPNPSLAQVKIEEAKRELNSEDAELKMKVDMMELLPDQSKRRFT; this is encoded by the exons ATGGAGGTACAGGAGGAGGACccaaagggagaggaggaggaggaggagaagtctGAGAAGATTGCTTCATGGTTGAAAAAGATTTTTGGTGATCAGCCCATTCCGAAATATGAAATGAATCCACGGACCACAGATATCTTGTATCATCATTCAGAATGTAACAGAGTACGAGACAGGGATACCTCCTTGGTAATAGAAGACTTGAAACAGAAGGcaagagaatatgaatcagaagCCAGATATCTCCAAGATCTTCTCTTGGAAAGTGTCAATCTGTCCTTCACCAGTCTCTCTAGTATCAGAAGCAGCTATCTTAATGCTTTGGTTGACATTGCACGAGTGCTTGAAACAAAGGATACCTCCCTAGCTAGTTTTATCCCTGCAGTGAACAGTTTGACTGCTGATCTTTTTCGTACCAAgagcagaaatgaagaaatggagcaTGAATTaagcaaactgggaaaaaatctaaCTGCAACTCTAATGCTAGAAAAATGTCTAAGAGAGGACCTCAAGAAGGCAGAGCTGCATCTTTCCATGGAAAAAGCCAAAGTTGATAGTCGAATTTCAAATATGGATTTTCTAAAAGCCAAATCTGATGACCTCAGATTAAGAATCAAGATTGCAGAGGAGCAACTTTCAGCTCGAGGGATGGATGCTTCTCTCTCTC CATTATTGACACTTTCAGAGAAACTGGCTGAACTCAAACAACAGACTGCACCTTTGAAGAAGAGATTGGAATCTTATTTAGACTTAATGCCGAATCCTTCTCTTGCTCAAGTGAAAATTGAAGAAGCCAAGCGAGAACTGAATTCTGAGGATGCTGAGCTCAAAATGAAGGTGGACATGATGGAATTGTTACCAGATCAAAGTAAGCGTCGATTTACCTAA